A region from the Triticum aestivum cultivar Chinese Spring chromosome 3D, IWGSC CS RefSeq v2.1, whole genome shotgun sequence genome encodes:
- the LOC123074819 gene encoding beta-glucuronosyltransferase GlcAT14A, producing MSRASWLLACSPCAGLALLAALTTGLLVLGYASSSFLRDPAYGYDDPYSPDAADAASTAPPATVPRRGAGYPPVLAYYISGGHGDSVRMTRLLKAVYHPRNRYLLHLDAGAGAYERARLAGYVRSEQPFLEYGNVHVVGKGSPVDGRGASVVAAVLRGASVLMRLGADWDWLVTLAATDYPLVSQDDLLYAFSTVPRDLNFIDHRMDSETAPVVVLDQNLLQNTNAEISFSSGHRPKPDAFELFKGSPWTVLSRAFAEHCVVAPDNLPRTMLMYFSNALNPMEFYFQTVMANSAHFKNSTVNHTFRIAVPETAPPHRSRYDAVVSSGAAFAGRFGDDGDEALLQRIDEELLRRPLDGVTPGRWCAGSDEQAAGEECSVGGDIDVVRQGEAGQRLASLMAGLVGAGP from the exons ATGTCTCGCGCTTCTTGGCTCCTGGCGTGCTCCCCGTGCGCCGGGCTCGCGTTGCTAGCCGCGCTCACCACCGGCCTGCTGGTCCTCGGCTACGCGTCGAGCTCCTTCCTCAGGGATCCGGCGTATGGGTACGACGACCCCTACAGCCCGGACGCCGCCGACGCTGCGTCGACGGCACCGCCGGCGACCGTCCCGAGGCGCGGGGCCGGGTACCCGCCGGTGCTCGCGTACTACATCTCCGGCGGGCACGGCGACTCCGTCAGGATGACGCGGCTGCTCAAGGCCGTGTACCACCCGAGGAACCGGTACCTGCTGCACCTGGACGCCGGCGCGGGAGCCTACGAGCGGGCGCGGCTAGCCGGCTACGTCAGGTCGGAACAGCCGTTCCTCGAGTACGGGAACGTGCACGTCGTCGGCAAGGGGAGCCCCGTCGACGGCCGCGGCGCGTCCGTCGTCGCCGCCGTGCTCCGCGGCGCCTCCGTTCTCATGAGGCTTGGCGCCGACTGGGACTGGCTCGTCACGCTCGCCGCCACGGACTACCCGCTCGTATCGCAGGACG ACCTTCTCTACGCCTTCTCCACCGTGCCGAGGGACCTCAACTTCATCGACCACAGGATGGACTCCGAGACCGCGCCGGTGGTCGTGCTGGACCAGAATCTCCTGCAGAACACCAACGCCGAGATCTCCTTCTCGTCGGGGCACCGTCCAAAGCCTGATGCGTTCGAGCTCTTCAAAGGTTCTCCCTGGACGGTACTGAGCCGGGCCTTCGCGGAGCACTGCGTGGTGGCGCCCGACAACCTCCCGAGGACGATGCTCATGTACTTCAGCAACGCCCTGAACCCCATGGAGTTCTACTTCCAGACGGTCATGGCCAACTCGGCGCACTTCAAGAACAGCACCGTCAACCACACCTTCCGGATCGCCGTCCCGGAGACCGCGCCGCCTCACCGGTCGCGGTACGACGCCGTGGTGAGCAGCGGCGCGGCCTTCGCCGGCCGGTTCggtgacgacggcgacgaggcgcTGCTGCAGAGGATAGACGAGGAGCTGCTCAGGCGACCGCTTGACGGCGTCACGCCGGGACGGTGGTGCGCCGGCAGCGACGAGCAGGCAGCGGGCGAGGAGTGCTCCGTCGGCGGCGACATTGACGTTGTCAGGCAGGGCGAGGCGGGACAGAGGCTGGCGAGCTTGATGGCCGGCCTTGTCGGGGCCGGACCGTGA